Proteins from a genomic interval of Rosa chinensis cultivar Old Blush chromosome 2, RchiOBHm-V2, whole genome shotgun sequence:
- the LOC112190411 gene encoding PHD finger protein ALFIN-LIKE 4 yields the protein MAMNGAGAAAAAAAYNPRTVEEVFRDFKGRRTGLIKALTTDAEEFHQQCDPEKENLSLYGYPSEQWEVNLPAEEVPPELPEPALGINFARDGMAEKDWLALVAVHSDAWLLSVAFYFGSRFGFDKVDRKKLFSMINELPTIFEVVTGTAKKEVKEKPSSNHGSNKSKSNSKARGSESQARHLEVLPAKDEDEGLDEDEEDEHEEETCGACGRGGPSSLDEPWILCDFCETWFHMKCVKVTPAKAKQIKQYKCPSCSNKRARPM from the exons atggcTATGAACGGAGCTGGCgccgcagcagcagcagcagcctaTAATCCTCGCACCGTTGAAGAGGTTTTCCGAGATTTCAAGGGCCGCCGGACTGGCTTGATCAAGGCTCTAACCACTG ATGCTGAAGAGTTCCATCAGCAGTGTGATCCTG AGAAGGAGAATCTTTCCTTGTATGGATACCCTAGTGAGCAATGGGAAGTCAACTTACCTGCTGAAGAAGTGCCTCCGGAGCTGCCAGAGCCTGCACTGGGTATCAACTTTGCAAGAGATGGTATGGCAGAAAAGGACTGGCTAGCTTTGGTTGCTGTCCACAGTGATGCATGGCTACTTTCTGTTGCCTTCTATTTTGGATCCAGATTTGGGTTCGATAAGGTTGATAG GAAGAAACTTTTTAGCATGATAAATGAACTTCCAACAATATTTGAAGTTGTGACTGGTACTGCAAAGAAGGAAGTAAAGGAGAAGCCATCTTCAAACCACGGTAGCAACAAATCCAAGTCAAACTCCAAAGCG AGAGGATCAGAATCCCAAGCAAGACATTTGGAAGTGCTGCCAGCAAAAGATGAAGATGAGGGGTTAGACGAAGATGAGGAAGACGAACATGAAGAAGAGACTTGTGGAGCTTGTGGCCGAGGCGGGCCATCTTCATTAGATGAACCCTGGATTTTGTGTGATTTCTGTGAGACGTGGTTCCACATGAAGTGTGTGAAGGTGACCCCTGCAAAAGCAAAGCAGATTAAGCAGTACAAATGCCCTTCATGCAGCAACAAGAGGGCTCGCCCAATGTAG